The genomic interval GTTATTAGTCTTTATAAAAATCGCCTGTTTATAGAATGATTTTTGTATGACATTTCATTAGAGTTTGAGCGACTGCTTTGCCTCTGGCTTTACAGCACCCAagccaagagaaaaacaaggcagAGGCTGGCAAGGTTGGCCTGCAGGACCCCCGTACGTGCCCTCAGGCTCAGGGACACTGTTGCAGCCTCCAGGACAGTCCCAGACAAAGTCTGCAGCATGCACCCAGCCGTGGGGAACAGTGCCGGGCTCCGTGGAAGCcagccagcagcctgcctgGCCCGGCGAGGAAGGGGGGTTGGCACTGCACAGACCCCATCCCGCACCGGGCCATGAGCCATCCCTGCCCAGCTGTCAGAGCAGCGAGCCAGCCGGCTGCAGCTCTCCGCACCGGAGCACGGGGGGCACAACCCTCGGACGAGCTGCTCGGGGGCTGCTACAGTCCAGCTGTGCCGGCAGCGTGGGGCCAGCTGCTGGTGTGTTGGGGCAGCTCTTGCCCACGCACGCAGCCCCGTCCCGCTCCCCTCGCACCGCTCCCTCCCTCAGCAGCCCCGAGGTGCAGGGGGTCCCCCAATCAGCAGGCTGGGATGGGTTGCCTTCCTCCAGTGccgccagccccagcagagccccTTCCCATACCCTCGGGACGCACGGACCCAGGACACACCGCTCCAGACGCACTCAGGGCTTCCAGCCAGGGCAGCCGCTCATCTGCCGCGCTCCCCGGACACGGGGCACACCATGGGGCCCGTCCTGCAGGAAAAGTCGAAGGAGAGGGGCCACGACAGCGAGAACTGTCACCTCTTGCCCCTGCTCCCCCAAGGGCACTCACTCCCTGCTGGCTGCGGGGAAGCAGGGCCTGGCAGCGACGGGCCAAGGAAGCGGGCCCATGGGCGGCTCCGACGGAGTCGGCAGCAACAGGGGGCCAAGGCACCGTCCCGCTGTGCCAGAACTGGGCAGCGCGCCCCGGCATGCGTGCACCCCGGGAATGTTTTGGTGATGGGAGTTAAACAGGGTCGTGGCTAAGTGTAGAGATGCACTTGAGGAGAAATTCTAGCAATGCTAAGTATAGTTTAAATGCCATTaaagcaggggagggaagaggataCGAGTGTATTAATAGTCTCAACATTTAAATCTTTGGTCCAGCGACAGCTCCTAGGATGCTGGCTCGCAGGAGGGCTGCCAGAGCCCAAGGGCATTGTGCTACCAGCATGCAGTGCCAGGCTGCACATGCTTGCGGTGAAATTAAGAGCCCAGAGCAAATGCAAGGCCAAGAtcccttctggaaaaaaaataaaagaaataaaagtaagagGCAGCTTCTGCTCTCTGCGTTACTTCTCCTTAGGACTTGATCAGGCCtgaaaaggcacagaaagcCCTGGCCTTTATTGCCAGCGCTGAAGtctaaaatggaaaacacaggGCTTCAGCAACAAAATAGGAACGTTTTGGAAGTctaaaaaagggaagaacaaggcccctgccccagcaaggCTGCAGGCGTACACAGGCCAGGACCGAGAGACCAGCGTGCACACGCAGCTTGCGGGCACAGGCAGCCGAGGAACCAAGAGAGGATCAGGCAGGGAACAGCTCACCGGGATACTGCAGCTGAGACAAACCTCTCCCAGGCCTTTGCAGTGTCAAGCCAGGCACGGCACACCATCACCATCaggagcagcctggcagcatCCTGCACGCTACTCCACCGCTGGACCCAACCCCTGTGGCCAACAGCCGACGGATCGGCCCTGCGCCTGGCCAAGGCAGCTGCGGAGCTGTGGTGGCAGCATCACACAGAGGCAGACCCAAAAGGACACCAGCTTTTATTTACAACACTCCTCAAGTgacagacaacagaaaaaaaaggaacagtatAGCTCAACGACTCAACAAAGGAAAGGTAATGGCAGCCACAACTCCCCCGCACCCCTCCCAAAGCCCACTGGCGTGGGGCAgagcccccggcagccccctccccgccggctcggagcacaggcaggcagggggcTGCTCCCGCCGCTCCCCACGGTCTTCTGggggcacagagcagctccccagcTGGCACGGCTGCTCTGCTCAAACAGGCGAGGATGGCACAGTCGCTCTCCCTCACTCAGAGGCGATGATGCAGAAACCACCTGAGCCTTGCCAGGAGTGAAGGTCCCAAGAAAGCCCACCCCAGTGCAAGTTACACCGACCATGGCAGCTCCCCCACAGTGACATTTCCACCAGTTCTCTTCCAAGGGTGCACGTCTGGAAAATGGTGTTAGTATAAAACAGCACGGCGCTGCTCAGGCAAGGATGCCAACGAGCTTCTTTCCACACAGCCAGCACCAGCCACCCCCCACTGCTGCCACCTCCCATGGAGCTGCCAGAGTACTGAGGCAGGGGGCCTGAACGCAGCCCAACACCCCCCTCTGAGCACCTCTCAGGCGCTTGGGGCTGGGGCCAGTGCTGACACCCTGTCTCTCatctgcagggagagaggagcagctccagcaccaCAGAGACCTGGCCCCGTCTAAGCACAAAGAAAATCCCACCTCGGATACGGACCCACGAGCTCTGGCAGCACTGTGAGTCCCAAGTGCTAGCAGCCCAGGTACAAATTAAGCCCTCCCACAAGGGAGCAAGGAACAGCCAGACTGTGACCTGCCCAGCAGTCAGCTGCGCAAAGGGTGTTGAACTGGGGCTGCCTGTCTGTCCCGAGGCAGAAGGACAGAACCAACTCTCgttccttctccccccagcctgccccagcagctgtgGATCCTTGGTGCACAGAAGCGAGCGGAGAACTAGCGCTGCCTCTGCTGACAACACAGCCACTCTGCTCTGCCCCGCTGCACACCAGAGCCCAGGGAGCCCATGTACTCAACATGCCAGGGGCAGAGATGGAAGGAGAATGGGAGATCTGCGAGCCCAGCATGAAGTGGGTAAGGACAGCTTGAGGCCAGAGAAAGCTATGAGTGGGGGACTGGAATCCTATGCAACAGGCTCTGGGCATCCTCGGTGAGCCCCTGAGCATCTTTGATTTCAGGTAGCTTCAGAGCCAGCCCCAAAGCTGACTGGCTCTCCCGCGGGCTTTTGGGAGTACAGACCAGAGGAGGAAATCAACACAAAATCTCAAATTAAATCTGCTTGAGGACCTTAGGAGACCAGCCGATCCGCAGGGAGGACCTGCCTTAGGACTTCTTTGCATCCTGTGTGTTCCTCCTCTTCAGATCACCCAGGTCGACAGGTTTAAACGCTGCAGGGAAGACAGGAGAGCCTTTGGCGGCAGAGGCCGCATCACAGCCCTCCCCGGGGCCGACCGTCTCCTCCGGCAGGAGCGGGGGAGggtgccccccgcccccctcacCTTTGAGGCTAGGGTTCGGCATCTTCTCCACGTACTCCTCGACCAGGCCGCGCTCGGAGCCCATCTGGCTGCGCAGGTCACGCTCCACGCACTGCCAGGCTGCGGGGCCGCGGGTGAGGGGGCCGCTCGCCCGGGTGCAggcccggccgggccccccCGAGCCCCGGGACCCACCCCCCCGAGCCCCGCGGCCTCCTCCCCCGCTCACCCTCGTAGATGAAGCGCACGTTCTCCTCGTGGGCCGGCGTGAAGATCTCGCTGCCGGCGCCGGGGGAGCGCGGGCCGCCGCTCCGCTTGCCGTTGTAGACCACGCGGGACACGGGGGAGCTGAAAGCGAAGCGCGGGGCTGAGCCAGGCCCGGAGCCGCGGCTgggcccggggccgggcggggctCACCTGGCCATGGCGGcggtgcggcggcggcggcgcggctcggctcggctcggcgcggctgcggggagaaaggagagggcgGCCAGGCCGGGGCTAGGCCGcgggccgccccccgcccgtCGCCATGGCAACGCGCGCCCCTCACCTGGGCCCGGCTCCCGCCTCCGCTCGCCCTCGGGCCCCGACGGAAGCGCCGCAGCGCGCaggcgcggccccgcccccccgcgtcgggcccggcccggcccggcccggccagGCCCCGCCCACACCCGGGCCCCCGCCCGAATCCACCCGCGGTCCCCGGCGCAAGGCCCGACGGCGGCGGTGTCCGAGATGCTTTATTGGAAAAGTACAAAGTGGTTCCCGAGACGCGGTACCGAGCGagcccccgcccggccgccggccCAGGCCCAGCCcaggc from Aquila chrysaetos chrysaetos chromosome 5, bAquChr1.4, whole genome shotgun sequence carries:
- the MCRIP1 gene encoding mapk-regulated corepressor-interacting protein 1, with the translated sequence MASSPVSRVVYNGKRSGGPRSPGAGSEIFTPAHEENVRFIYEAWQCVERDLRSQMGSERGLVEEYVEKMPNPSLKAFKPVDLGDLKRRNTQDAKKS